From a region of the Mycobacteroides saopaulense genome:
- a CDS encoding sulfate ABC transporter substrate-binding protein yields the protein MLNIAKTVGARRWRHIGVLATAATVLAACGGGSSDVAGGESHSDADTTLTLVAYAVPEPGWKKIIPAFANTPEGKGVAVTTSYGASGDQSRAVVDGKPADIVNFSVEPDVSRLVKAGKVSEDWNSDATKGVPFGSVVSLVVRKGNPKNIKDWDDLLQPGISVITPSPLSSGSAKWNLLAPYAAKSNGGRDEQSGLDYIGKLVGEHIKQRPGSGREATDVFLQGSGDVLISYENEAINVERQGKDVEHVNPPQTFKIENPVAVVKESVHPDKVAALKNFLYTPEAQKLWAEAGFRPVDPAVTAEFAKDFPTPEKLWTIAELGGWKTVDPALFDKENGSITKIYKKATG from the coding sequence ATGCTCAACATCGCGAAGACGGTCGGCGCCCGCCGGTGGCGCCACATCGGAGTTCTTGCCACCGCGGCAACTGTTCTCGCCGCCTGCGGTGGAGGATCCAGCGACGTCGCCGGCGGCGAGTCGCATTCCGACGCCGACACCACCCTGACGCTCGTTGCCTACGCGGTGCCGGAGCCAGGATGGAAGAAGATCATCCCGGCATTTGCGAACACCCCCGAGGGCAAGGGCGTCGCGGTCACTACTTCCTATGGCGCGTCCGGCGACCAGTCGCGGGCCGTTGTCGACGGCAAGCCGGCCGATATCGTGAACTTCTCGGTCGAGCCCGATGTGAGCCGCTTGGTCAAGGCGGGCAAGGTTTCCGAGGACTGGAACTCCGATGCCACCAAGGGTGTTCCGTTCGGTTCCGTCGTTTCTCTCGTGGTGCGCAAGGGCAACCCGAAGAACATCAAGGACTGGGACGACCTGCTTCAGCCGGGGATCAGTGTGATCACCCCCAGCCCGTTGAGCTCGGGCTCGGCCAAGTGGAATCTGTTGGCGCCGTATGCGGCCAAGAGCAATGGCGGACGCGACGAGCAAAGCGGGCTCGACTACATCGGCAAGCTGGTCGGCGAGCACATCAAGCAGCGTCCGGGATCGGGGCGTGAGGCCACCGACGTGTTCCTGCAGGGCAGCGGTGATGTGCTGATCAGCTACGAGAACGAGGCGATCAACGTCGAGCGTCAGGGCAAGGATGTCGAGCACGTCAACCCGCCGCAGACATTCAAGATCGAAAACCCCGTCGCGGTGGTGAAGGAGAGCGTCCACCCCGACAAGGTGGCCGCGCTGAAGAACTTCCTCTACACCCCCGAAGCGCAGAAGCTCTGGGCAGAGGCGGGATTCCGTCCTGTCGATCCCGCGGTTACGGCAGAATTCGCCAAGGACTTCCCGACACCGGAGAAGCTGTGGACCATCGCGGAGCTGGGCGGATGGAAGACGGTTGACCCGGCGTTGTTCGACAAGGAGAACGGCAGCATCACCAAGATCTACAAGAAGGCCACCGGATGA
- a CDS encoding TetR/AcrR family transcriptional regulator, with the protein MVTKQATGLYGGRTADERRAERRRRLLEAGLEVMASSGWAATTVREICKTAGLNTRYFYECFDGLDELLVAVFDWIIEDSIATAGSAMAAAEKDSRSQVHAGVVGAVTALTADPRRARVIATEAMGSQRLTRRRMRLTHYMALMLGAARAEFDPDADPNYTAVQAEALAAGVAGTVLAWLDGRLRLEREELAEYTAQFVDQAMFTPLPVHNSVEH; encoded by the coding sequence ATGGTGACCAAACAAGCTACCGGGCTATACGGCGGACGAACGGCAGACGAGCGCCGCGCGGAGCGGCGGCGACGCCTCCTTGAGGCGGGGCTCGAGGTAATGGCCAGCTCCGGCTGGGCAGCGACAACGGTCCGGGAGATCTGCAAGACCGCCGGACTGAACACCCGCTACTTCTACGAGTGCTTCGACGGCCTTGACGAGCTGCTCGTCGCGGTCTTCGACTGGATCATCGAGGACAGCATCGCCACCGCGGGTTCGGCGATGGCCGCGGCAGAGAAGGACTCACGCTCGCAGGTGCACGCCGGCGTCGTGGGTGCGGTGACCGCGCTGACCGCCGACCCCCGGCGCGCCCGCGTGATCGCCACCGAGGCGATGGGCAGCCAGCGTCTCACTCGTCGCCGTATGCGGTTGACGCACTACATGGCGTTGATGCTCGGTGCCGCCCGCGCCGAGTTCGACCCGGATGCCGATCCGAACTACACCGCGGTGCAGGCCGAAGCCCTGGCCGCGGGGGTCGCCGGCACCGTGTTGGCATGGCTCGACGGACGGCTTCGTCTGGAGCGTGAGGAACTGGCCGAATACACCGCCCAATTCGTCGATCAGGCCATGTTCACGCCGCTGCCGGTACACAACTCGGTCGAACACTGA
- the lepA gene encoding translation elongation factor 4, producing MPSFADTTFTDPALIRNFCIIAHIDHGKSTLADRMLQLTGVVDERSMRAQYLDRMDIERERGITIKAQNVRLPWQVKNTAGQSEDFVLHLIDTPGHVDFTYEVSRALEACEGAVLLVDAAQGIEAQTLANLYLALDKDLTIIPVLNKIDLPAADPERYSEEIAHIIGCEPSDVLRVSGKTGEGVAALLDEVVRQIPAPRGDSDAPARAMIFDSVYDIYRGVVTYVRVVDGRITPREKIAMMSTGATHELLEVGIVSPEPKPSAGLGVGEVGYLITGVKDVRQSKVGDTVTSARKGATEPLTGYREPKPMVYSGLYPVDGSDYPNLREALDKLQLNDAALTYEPETSVALGFGFRCGFLGLLHMEITRERLEREFNLDLISTAPNVVYRVVKEDGNEMMVTNPSIWPEGKIRSVFEPVVKTTVIAPSEFIGSIMELCQSRRGELGGMDYLSPERVELRYTMPLGEIIFDFFDSLKSRTRGYASLDYEEAGEQEADLVKVDILLQGEAVDAFSAIVHKDGASAYGNKMTVKLKELIPRQQFEVPVQAAVGSRIIARENIRAIRKDVLSKCYGGDITRKRKLLEKQKEGKKRMKTIGRVEVPQEAFVAALSTESTADKPKK from the coding sequence GTGCCAAGTTTTGCCGACACGACGTTCACGGACCCGGCGCTCATCCGTAACTTCTGCATCATCGCCCATATCGACCACGGGAAGTCGACCCTGGCCGACCGCATGCTGCAGCTGACGGGCGTGGTCGACGAGCGGTCCATGCGTGCCCAGTATCTGGACCGCATGGACATCGAGCGTGAACGTGGCATCACCATCAAGGCGCAGAATGTGCGGCTGCCCTGGCAGGTGAAAAACACAGCCGGGCAGTCCGAAGATTTTGTCCTGCACCTCATCGACACCCCCGGCCATGTGGACTTCACCTATGAGGTGTCCCGCGCCCTGGAGGCGTGCGAGGGCGCGGTACTGCTGGTGGACGCCGCGCAAGGCATCGAGGCGCAGACGCTGGCCAACCTGTACCTGGCGCTGGACAAGGACCTGACGATCATTCCGGTCCTGAACAAGATCGACCTGCCTGCCGCGGACCCGGAACGGTACTCCGAGGAGATCGCGCACATCATCGGCTGCGAGCCCAGTGACGTGCTGCGTGTTTCCGGGAAGACCGGTGAAGGTGTCGCCGCGTTGCTCGACGAGGTGGTACGGCAAATCCCTGCGCCCCGAGGTGATTCGGATGCCCCGGCGCGCGCGATGATCTTCGACTCGGTGTATGACATCTACCGTGGCGTGGTCACCTACGTACGTGTCGTCGACGGCAGGATCACCCCGCGCGAGAAGATCGCGATGATGTCCACGGGCGCCACCCACGAATTGCTGGAGGTGGGCATCGTCTCGCCGGAGCCCAAACCCTCTGCGGGCCTTGGGGTCGGCGAGGTGGGCTACCTGATCACCGGCGTGAAGGATGTGCGTCAGTCCAAGGTCGGTGACACCGTCACCTCCGCCCGCAAGGGCGCGACAGAACCGCTGACCGGCTATCGCGAACCCAAGCCGATGGTCTACTCCGGGCTGTACCCGGTGGACGGATCCGATTACCCGAACCTGCGCGAGGCGCTGGACAAGCTGCAGCTGAACGACGCCGCGCTCACCTACGAGCCGGAGACCTCGGTGGCCCTGGGCTTCGGATTCCGTTGCGGCTTCCTGGGATTGCTGCATATGGAGATCACCCGCGAGCGGCTGGAACGCGAGTTCAACCTCGACCTCATCTCGACGGCGCCCAATGTGGTGTACCGCGTGGTCAAGGAAGACGGGAACGAGATGATGGTGACCAATCCGTCCATCTGGCCCGAGGGCAAGATCCGCTCGGTGTTCGAGCCGGTGGTCAAGACGACCGTCATCGCACCGAGCGAGTTCATCGGCTCGATCATGGAGTTGTGCCAATCGCGGCGCGGCGAGCTCGGCGGCATGGATTACCTGTCGCCAGAGCGCGTCGAGCTGCGCTACACAATGCCGTTGGGCGAGATCATCTTCGACTTCTTCGACTCGCTGAAGTCGCGCACGCGCGGCTACGCCAGCCTGGATTACGAGGAGGCCGGCGAGCAGGAGGCCGATCTGGTCAAGGTCGACATCCTGTTGCAGGGTGAGGCGGTCGACGCGTTCAGCGCCATCGTCCACAAGGACGGGGCCTCGGCGTACGGCAACAAGATGACCGTCAAGCTCAAGGAGCTCATTCCGCGCCAGCAGTTCGAGGTGCCGGTGCAGGCCGCCGTCGGGTCGAGAATCATTGCCCGCGAGAACATTCGTGCCATCCGCAAGGACGTGCTCTCCAAGTGCTACGGCGGTGACATCACCCGTAAGCGCAAGCTGCTGGAAAAGCAGAAGGAAGGCAAGAAGCGCATGAAGACCATCGGGCGGGTAGAGGTGCCGCAGGAGGCCTTCGTGGCGGCGTTGTCCACCGAGTCGACGGCGGACAAGCCCAAGAAGTAG
- a CDS encoding type II toxin-antitoxin system PemK/MazF family toxin, translating into MASQWQTLGRRLGKIAVDTLEQVVFREGPKVLRQLQGSEFVQRGLQRGLEAIGVVEPEQQTAIPGRPVTNRSVPTAHRARRIEYTPDLDGRADPGEIVWTWVVYEDDPSQGKDRPVLVVGRDGTLLLGLMLSSKERHETDPDWVALGSGSWDYDGRPSWVRLDRVLDVPEEGIRREGAILDVERFNIVAARLRTRFSWS; encoded by the coding sequence ATGGCGTCACAGTGGCAGACGCTCGGGCGGAGGCTCGGGAAGATCGCGGTGGACACTCTTGAACAAGTCGTGTTCCGCGAAGGCCCGAAGGTGCTGCGGCAACTACAGGGGTCGGAATTCGTCCAGCGTGGACTTCAACGGGGGCTCGAGGCGATCGGCGTCGTCGAGCCGGAGCAGCAGACCGCCATTCCGGGCCGCCCGGTCACCAACCGCAGCGTGCCCACGGCCCATCGGGCCCGCCGCATCGAATACACCCCCGACCTGGACGGTCGCGCCGATCCCGGCGAGATCGTGTGGACCTGGGTGGTCTACGAGGACGACCCGTCGCAGGGCAAGGATCGTCCCGTGCTCGTGGTGGGACGCGACGGCACGCTCCTGCTGGGTTTGATGCTCTCCAGCAAGGAGCGCCACGAGACCGATCCGGATTGGGTAGCGCTGGGCAGCGGCAGCTGGGATTACGACGGGCGCCCCAGCTGGGTGCGCCTCGATCGAGTGCTCGACGTGCCCGAAGAAGGAATTCGGCGCGAGGGCGCCATTTTGGACGTGGAGCGATTCAACATCGTCGCGGCACGTCTGCGTACGCGGTTCTCTTGGAGCTGA
- a CDS encoding glycoside hydrolase family 15 protein, protein MSTQAPVQRRGPFPPIADYAFLSDWENTCLIASNGSVEWMCVPRPDSPSIFGAILDRGAGHFRIGPYGHNVPAARRYLPGSLMVETTWQTKTGWLTVRDALVLGPWHDVDSRSKTHKRTPTDWDAEHILLRTVRCVSGTVEVIMNCEPAFDYHREGLTWEYSGDGYGEAIARATKNPDDNPTLKLTTNLRLGLEGREARARTRLTEGDSVFVALSWSKHPVPQTYAEAADKMWKTAEAWRQWINIGEFPDHPWRSYLQSSALVLKGLAYSPTGALLAASTTSLPETPGGVRNWDYRYSWVRDSTFALWGLYTLGLDREADDFFSFIADASGANNGEKHPLQVMYGVGGERTLTEGELPHLSGYDGARPVRIGNGAFDQIQHDIWGTMLDSVYVHAKSREQIPATLWPILKNQAEEAARHWREPDRGIWEVRGEPQHFTSSKIMCWVAMDRGAKLAEMHGEKSYAQQWRTVAEEIKDDILEHGVDERGVLVQRYGSTALDASLLLAVLNRFLPPDDPRIRATVLAIADELTDDGLVLRYRVEETDDGLSGEEGTFTICSFWLVSALVEIGEVRRARHLCERLLSFASPLQLYAEEIDPRTGRHLGNFPQAFTHLALINAVVHVIRAEEEADVSGTFQPANAPT, encoded by the coding sequence ATGTCCACTCAGGCTCCAGTCCAGCGTCGTGGCCCGTTTCCGCCGATCGCCGACTATGCGTTCCTCTCGGATTGGGAGAACACTTGCCTGATCGCCTCCAACGGCTCGGTGGAGTGGATGTGTGTGCCGCGCCCGGACTCGCCGAGCATCTTCGGCGCCATCCTCGATCGTGGTGCGGGGCACTTCCGGATCGGTCCCTATGGACACAACGTGCCCGCGGCACGCCGCTACCTCCCGGGCAGCCTGATGGTCGAAACCACCTGGCAGACCAAGACCGGGTGGCTCACGGTCCGCGACGCGCTGGTGTTGGGACCCTGGCACGACGTCGATTCGCGGTCGAAGACGCACAAGCGCACCCCGACCGACTGGGATGCCGAGCACATCCTGCTGCGCACCGTGCGCTGCGTCAGCGGCACCGTCGAGGTGATCATGAACTGCGAGCCCGCCTTTGACTATCACCGCGAGGGACTCACCTGGGAGTATTCCGGTGACGGATACGGCGAGGCGATTGCCCGGGCGACCAAGAACCCCGACGACAACCCGACCCTGAAGCTCACCACCAACCTTCGGCTGGGGCTGGAGGGGCGCGAAGCGCGGGCCCGTACCCGCCTCACCGAGGGCGACAGCGTGTTCGTCGCGCTCAGCTGGTCCAAACACCCTGTCCCGCAGACCTATGCGGAGGCCGCCGACAAGATGTGGAAGACCGCCGAGGCCTGGCGGCAGTGGATCAACATCGGCGAGTTCCCCGATCACCCGTGGCGGTCGTACCTGCAGAGCAGCGCGCTGGTGCTCAAGGGGCTGGCCTATTCTCCGACCGGAGCTCTGCTGGCGGCATCGACCACGTCGCTGCCGGAAACGCCTGGTGGAGTGCGTAACTGGGACTACCGGTACTCCTGGGTGCGGGATTCGACCTTCGCGCTGTGGGGTTTGTACACCCTCGGCCTGGACCGTGAGGCCGACGACTTCTTCTCCTTCATCGCCGACGCGTCGGGCGCGAACAACGGGGAGAAACATCCGTTGCAGGTGATGTACGGCGTGGGTGGTGAGCGCACCCTGACGGAGGGGGAGTTGCCGCATCTGTCCGGGTACGACGGGGCCCGGCCGGTGCGGATAGGCAACGGTGCATTCGATCAGATTCAGCACGACATCTGGGGCACCATGCTCGATTCGGTGTACGTGCATGCGAAGTCGCGCGAACAGATTCCCGCGACGCTGTGGCCGATTCTGAAGAATCAGGCCGAGGAGGCGGCACGGCACTGGCGTGAACCGGACCGCGGCATCTGGGAGGTGCGCGGCGAGCCGCAGCACTTCACCTCGTCCAAGATCATGTGTTGGGTCGCCATGGATCGCGGCGCCAAACTTGCCGAGATGCACGGCGAGAAAAGCTATGCCCAGCAGTGGCGGACCGTCGCCGAGGAGATCAAGGACGACATCCTCGAACACGGCGTGGATGAACGTGGCGTGTTGGTGCAGCGTTACGGTTCTACGGCCTTGGACGCCTCGCTGCTGCTCGCGGTGCTCAACCGATTCCTGCCGCCGGACGATCCGCGAATCCGCGCGACGGTGTTGGCGATCGCCGATGAGCTGACCGACGACGGCCTGGTGCTGCGGTACCGCGTAGAGGAGACCGATGACGGCCTGTCCGGCGAAGAGGGCACCTTCACGATCTGTTCCTTCTGGCTGGTCTCTGCTCTGGTGGAGATCGGCGAAGTGCGCCGGGCACGGCACCTGTGCGAGCGGTTGCTCTCGTTCGCCAGTCCGCTGCAGCTCTACGCCGAGGAGATCGACCCGCGTACCGGGCGCCACCTGGGCAACTTCCCGCAGGCGTTCACCCATCTGGCGTTGATCAACGCCGTTGTGCACGTCATTCGGGCCGAGGAGGAAGCGGATGTGAGCGGCACCTTCCAGCCCGCGAACGCGCCGACATGA
- a CDS encoding Ms4533A family Cys-rich leader peptide — MHSAAPGNRVRHILALIAVGTCAVADVHCCR, encoded by the coding sequence ATGCATTCCGCAGCCCCGGGTAACCGCGTGCGCCACATCCTGGCGCTCATTGCGGTCGGCACATGCGCGGTCGCAGACGTTCACTGTTGTCGCTAG
- a CDS encoding transglutaminase family protein — protein sequence MWRMRIVHATGYAYKTPVTASYNEARLTPRSDGRQNVILNRVETVPATRSYRYVDYWGTAVTTFDLHAPHTELEVTGLSVVETDVAEKPEDGVDWAEVHTTGVIDRFDEYLSPTAYVPQSKKVQAVGKRIGKDASPAEAIVAASKWVHSELDYVPGTTGVHSSALDALRESKGVCQDYAHLTLVLLRSMGIPARYVSGYLHPKRDAVVGETVDGQSHAWIQAWAGGWWDYDPTNDSEINEQYVTVGVGRDYSDVSPLKGIYSGGGSTDLDVVVEVTRLA from the coding sequence GCGCATCGTGCACGCCACCGGGTACGCGTACAAGACGCCGGTGACGGCCTCCTACAACGAGGCACGACTGACACCGCGCAGCGACGGTCGGCAGAACGTCATCCTCAACCGCGTGGAGACGGTCCCGGCCACCCGTTCGTATCGGTACGTCGACTACTGGGGCACCGCGGTCACGACCTTCGACCTGCATGCCCCGCATACCGAGCTGGAGGTGACGGGCCTGTCGGTGGTGGAGACCGACGTGGCCGAAAAGCCCGAGGACGGCGTGGACTGGGCTGAGGTGCACACGACCGGGGTGATTGACCGGTTCGACGAGTATCTGTCGCCCACCGCGTACGTCCCGCAGAGCAAGAAGGTGCAGGCGGTCGGCAAGAGGATCGGCAAGGACGCCAGCCCCGCCGAGGCGATTGTCGCTGCGTCCAAATGGGTCCACTCGGAACTCGACTACGTGCCGGGGACCACCGGGGTGCACTCGTCGGCGCTGGACGCGCTGCGCGAGAGCAAGGGAGTGTGCCAGGACTACGCGCACCTGACGCTGGTGCTACTGCGCAGCATGGGCATTCCGGCCCGCTACGTGTCGGGCTATCTGCACCCCAAGCGTGACGCGGTGGTGGGCGAGACGGTGGACGGGCAGAGCCACGCCTGGATCCAGGCGTGGGCCGGCGGTTGGTGGGATTACGACCCCACCAACGACAGCGAGATCAACGAGCAGTACGTCACGGTCGGTGTCGGGCGAGACTACTCGGACGTCAGTCCTCTCAAAGGCATCTATTCAGGGGGTGGCTCGACCGATCTGGACGTTGTGGTCGAAGTAACACGACTCGCCTAA
- a CDS encoding DUF899 domain-containing protein: MSTPTAYPDVVSRQEWLAARKKLLAREREATHLRDAVNAERRRLPMVKVDKDYLFEGPGGQVALIDLFEGRHTLYVHHFMWLDEADRGCPSCTGAADMTFTEQDIALLHDKGVTFACISRAPYASIARYRDKHGWTFPWYSTDDGDFSYDFHVTLDPSRAPIEYNYRSLAELHAQGFSDEDLRGDWPGASVFLRRDDEVFHTYSAFARGLDHSAVGYPFLDLTPYGRQEPWEDSPAGWPQGGAVVGMPSQCCQED, encoded by the coding sequence ATGAGCACACCAACCGCTTACCCCGATGTCGTAAGCCGCCAGGAATGGCTGGCGGCACGCAAGAAGCTGCTTGCCCGCGAACGGGAGGCCACACACCTGCGCGATGCCGTCAATGCCGAACGCCGACGGCTCCCAATGGTGAAGGTCGACAAGGACTATCTCTTCGAAGGGCCCGGCGGCCAGGTGGCTCTGATCGACCTGTTCGAGGGACGGCACACGCTGTACGTCCACCACTTCATGTGGCTGGATGAGGCCGACCGCGGCTGCCCCAGCTGCACCGGGGCCGCCGATATGACGTTCACCGAGCAGGACATCGCACTGTTGCACGACAAGGGCGTTACCTTCGCCTGCATCTCCCGCGCGCCGTATGCGAGCATCGCCCGTTACCGCGACAAGCACGGCTGGACGTTCCCGTGGTATTCGACCGACGACGGCGATTTCAGCTACGACTTCCACGTCACGCTGGACCCGTCACGCGCCCCGATCGAGTACAACTACCGGTCACTCGCCGAGCTACACGCCCAGGGTTTCAGTGACGAGGACCTGCGCGGCGATTGGCCGGGTGCCAGCGTCTTCCTGCGTCGCGACGACGAGGTTTTTCATACCTATTCGGCCTTCGCGCGCGGGCTGGACCACTCCGCGGTCGGATACCCGTTCCTGGATCTGACGCCTTATGGCCGCCAGGAACCGTGGGAGGACTCGCCGGCCGGCTGGCCGCAAGGAGGAGCCGTCGTGGGCATGCCGAGTCAGTGCTGCCAAGAAGACTGA
- a CDS encoding NAD(P)H-dependent flavin oxidoreductase — protein MSTVLAGLGLPVVGAPMAGGITVPALARGVSAAGGFALMPAGYRTIAQLQQDREAMGDLPFGFNVFVPTPDHGADLSEYLDRLKVWADKLEVAPGDPVWHDDGYADKIEYLVANPVPVVSFTFGVPSAADAHRLRAAGSEVWITVTSAAEATIAEGIGADALVVQGPEAGGHRSSFDAGAPEEPLLDLIASVRAVTALPIVAAGGIMDGADIARVLAAGAVAAQLGTALVVTDESGAKQVYKDALLQPADTVVTRVFSGRPARGISNAFQRDMESVAPVSFPALNSATKELRASGDPDVMSLWAGTEHHRARALPVAELMATLAAELNAARG, from the coding sequence ATGAGTACCGTGCTCGCCGGGCTTGGCCTTCCCGTGGTCGGTGCCCCGATGGCCGGCGGCATCACCGTTCCCGCGTTGGCGCGCGGTGTGAGTGCGGCAGGCGGATTCGCGCTGATGCCCGCGGGATATCGCACCATCGCTCAGCTGCAGCAGGACCGCGAGGCCATGGGCGATCTTCCCTTTGGTTTCAACGTGTTCGTCCCCACCCCTGACCACGGCGCCGACTTGAGCGAGTACCTGGACAGGCTGAAGGTGTGGGCCGACAAGCTTGAGGTCGCTCCCGGCGATCCGGTCTGGCATGACGACGGCTACGCCGACAAGATCGAGTATTTGGTCGCCAATCCGGTGCCGGTCGTGTCCTTCACCTTCGGTGTGCCCAGCGCGGCCGATGCGCACCGGCTGCGCGCCGCCGGGTCCGAGGTGTGGATCACGGTGACCAGCGCCGCCGAGGCCACGATCGCCGAGGGGATCGGTGCCGATGCCCTTGTTGTCCAGGGGCCGGAGGCCGGTGGGCATCGCAGCAGTTTTGACGCGGGTGCTCCCGAAGAGCCGCTGTTGGACCTGATCGCGAGCGTGCGCGCGGTGACCGCACTCCCGATCGTTGCTGCCGGCGGAATCATGGACGGCGCCGACATCGCCCGCGTGCTTGCCGCGGGTGCCGTGGCCGCGCAGCTGGGTACCGCACTGGTGGTGACCGACGAGTCCGGGGCCAAACAGGTCTACAAGGACGCCCTGCTGCAACCCGCCGACACGGTGGTGACCCGGGTCTTTTCCGGCCGCCCGGCGCGCGGCATTTCCAACGCGTTTCAGCGCGACATGGAATCTGTTGCACCGGTGAGCTTCCCGGCACTGAACTCGGCAACCAAGGAACTGCGGGCAAGTGGGGATCCGGACGTGATGTCGCTATGGGCGGGCACGGAGCATCACCGTGCCCGCGCGCTGCCGGTAGCCGAATTGATGGCCACGCTGGCTGCCGAGCTCAATGCGGCCCGGGGATAG
- the cysT gene encoding sulfate ABC transporter permease subunit CysT: protein MTTSTDQSTESASEPKHAARPDREVGAGRSGSLLTRRYGSTSLRVGAASIWLSIIVLLPLAAIIWQSAGGGWTAFWNSVTSNAAISSFKVTLGVSFGVAVVNLFFGLLVAWVLTRDDFPGKRLVDAVIDLPFALPTIVASLVMLALYGPGSPVGIHIQHTKWGIGIALLFVTLPFVVRSVQPVLLELDQSVEEAAASLGADNWTIFRAVILPALLPSLLSGAGLAFSRAIGEYGSVVLIGGAVPGETEVSSQWIRTLIENDDRTGAAAISIVLLLISFVVLFILRTVGSRAAKREELAQ, encoded by the coding sequence ATGACAACGTCAACGGACCAGTCGACTGAATCGGCGTCCGAGCCGAAACACGCTGCCCGGCCCGACCGTGAGGTCGGCGCCGGGCGGTCGGGATCACTGTTGACGCGACGGTATGGCAGCACATCGCTGCGGGTCGGCGCGGCCTCGATCTGGCTCAGCATCATCGTGCTGTTGCCGTTGGCCGCGATTATCTGGCAATCGGCCGGCGGGGGGTGGACCGCATTCTGGAACTCGGTCACTTCCAACGCCGCCATCTCGTCCTTCAAGGTGACCCTCGGAGTCTCGTTCGGCGTCGCGGTGGTGAATCTGTTCTTCGGGTTGCTGGTGGCGTGGGTGCTGACTCGTGACGATTTCCCCGGAAAGCGGTTGGTCGACGCTGTCATCGACCTTCCGTTCGCCTTGCCGACGATCGTGGCCAGCCTCGTGATGCTGGCGCTGTACGGTCCGGGCAGCCCGGTGGGCATTCACATCCAGCACACCAAGTGGGGCATCGGTATAGCGCTGCTGTTCGTCACGCTGCCCTTCGTGGTGCGGTCGGTGCAGCCCGTGCTGTTGGAACTCGACCAGTCGGTCGAGGAGGCTGCGGCCTCGCTGGGTGCCGACAACTGGACCATCTTCCGTGCGGTCATCCTTCCGGCGTTGCTCCCGTCGTTGTTATCGGGCGCGGGCTTGGCCTTTTCACGTGCGATTGGTGAATACGGCTCGGTGGTGCTGATCGGCGGTGCGGTGCCCGGTGAGACCGAAGTGTCGTCACAGTGGATCAGGACACTCATCGAGAACGACGATCGGACCGGCGCTGCGGCGATTTCGATTGTGCTGCTGCTCATCTCGTTCGTCGTGTTGTTCATCCTGCGGACCGTCGGTTCGCGCGCGGCCAAGCGAGAGGAGCTGGCACAGTGA
- the cysW gene encoding sulfate ABC transporter permease subunit CysW codes for MTPSPVVRYLARYVALLYVGILVIVPVGLILWRTFQPGIGAFFESVATPAAVSALQLSLLVVAIVVPLNVIFGIPTALVLARNKFRGKAVLQAIIDLPFAVSPVVVGVALILLWGSAGVFGFVENDFGLKIIFGFPGIVLASIFVTIPFVIREVEPVLHELGTEQEEAAATLGATAWQTFWRITLPSIRWGLTYGIVLTIARTLGEFGAVIMVSSNLPGKSQTLTLLVADRHQRGAEYGAYAISTLLMAVAVIVLVVQVVIDARRAKAISE; via the coding sequence GTGACACCGTCGCCGGTGGTTCGGTATCTCGCTCGGTATGTGGCGTTGCTCTATGTCGGCATCCTGGTGATCGTTCCCGTGGGTTTGATCCTGTGGCGTACGTTCCAGCCCGGGATCGGGGCGTTCTTCGAATCGGTCGCCACTCCGGCCGCGGTGTCTGCGTTGCAGCTGTCGCTGTTGGTGGTCGCGATCGTGGTGCCGTTGAACGTCATCTTCGGTATCCCTACCGCACTGGTGCTGGCGCGAAACAAGTTCCGCGGTAAGGCAGTGCTGCAGGCGATCATCGACCTGCCCTTCGCGGTCTCGCCGGTGGTGGTGGGTGTCGCGTTGATCCTGTTGTGGGGGTCGGCCGGCGTGTTCGGTTTCGTCGAAAACGACTTCGGTCTGAAGATCATCTTCGGATTTCCCGGCATAGTGCTCGCCAGCATTTTCGTCACGATTCCGTTCGTCATCCGTGAGGTCGAGCCGGTGCTGCATGAATTGGGCACTGAGCAGGAAGAGGCGGCCGCGACGTTGGGAGCTACTGCGTGGCAGACGTTCTGGCGTATCACGCTGCCGTCGATCCGATGGGGCTTGACCTACGGCATCGTGTTGACCATCGCGCGAACTCTCGGTGAGTTCGGTGCGGTGATCATGGTCTCGTCCAACCTGCCCGGCAAATCGCAGACCCTGACCCTGCTGGTGGCCGATCGCCATCAGCGTGGCGCCGAGTACGGCGCCTATGCCATCTCAACGCTGTTGATGGCTGTTGCGGTGATTGTCCTGGTGGTCCAGGTCGTCATCGATGCGCGACGAGCCAAAGCCATTAGCGAATAG